One Clupea harengus chromosome 11, Ch_v2.0.2, whole genome shotgun sequence DNA window includes the following coding sequences:
- the cnot10 gene encoding CCR4-NOT transcription complex subunit 10 isoform X4, producing MAESNADQNTDTKHDNASSPGISDQEKEMASNAHEAFTAGKYDESLMRLQSLQELNKDDYKISMNKAVAEFYKSGQTTTGTLKQTLMALKSQVHTAVEDIDGLDDVENSILYYNQAIIHYHMRQYSEAIAIGEKLYQFLEPFEEKFAQAVCFLLVDLYLLTFQPEKALHLLAVLEKLSVQGNSKNGKGENASAGKDNASQKAEFTAMIEAAKSKMHQYKVRAYIQMKSLKACKREIKSVMNTAGNSAPSLFLKSNFEYLRGNYRKAIKLLNSSNIAEHPGPLKTGECVRCMFWNNLGCIHFAMGKHNLGIFYFKKALQENDHTCAQLGDGSGQSKKFTGIPMCALLANKRHELLYNCGIQLLHLGRPLAAFECLMEAVQVYHSNPRLWLRLAECCIAANKGSSEQENKGLPSKKGIVQSIVGQGYHRKIVLASQSTQNTVYSEGQSAAIPVASMEFAAICLRNALLLLPETQQPEAREQPPSTESSGEGSDPASGKGQDGDKFIPAAPSSPLRRQEMENLRCSILACSAYVALALGDNMIALSHSEMLLHQPKLCGSLKFLGHLYAAEALISMDRISEAIAHLNPENVTDVSLGVSPSEQDQGTDKGDLEPLESWKQTPLCYPSTVSSARAMMLFNLGSAYCVRSEYEKARKCLHQAASMVNTKEIPPEAILLGVYLELQNGNTQLALQIIKRNQLLPSVKNTSSPDLRKKPAPPYQPSAPLQPIQLPSSFTQVQRK from the exons ATGGCAGAAAGCAACGCAG ATCAGAACACTGACACGAAACATGACAATGCTTCCTCTCCTGGTATTTCAgatcaagaaaaagaaatggcCTCAAATGCTCATGAAGCCTTTACG GCTGGAAAATATGACGAGTCCCTGATGCGTCTTCAAAGTCTTCAGGAGCTAAACAAAGATGACTATAAGATTTCAATGAATAAGGCCGTAGCAGAGTTCTATAAAAGTGGCCAAACCACAACTGGCACTTTAAAGCAGACTTTGATGGCACTGAAAAGCCAG GTTCATACAGCTGTGGAAGATATTGATGGTTTAGATGATGTGGAGAACAGTATACTGTACTACAATCAAGCTATCATCCACTACCACATGAGGCAGTACTCTGAAGCCATAGCCATTGGAGAAAAACTCTACCAGTTTCTGGAACCTTTTG AAGAAAAGTTTGCTCAGGCAGTGTGCTTCCTGCTGGTGGACTTGTACCTGCTCACCTTCCAGCCGGAGAAAGCCCTGCACTTGCTTGCCGTGCTGGAGAAGCTCAGCGTACAGGGCAATAGCAAGAATGGCAAAGGAGAG AATGCGAGCGCCGGTAAAGACAACGCCAGTCAGAAAGCTGAGTTCACAGCTATGATTGAGGCGGCCAAATCAAAGATGCATCAG TATAAGGTGCGAGCCTACATTCAGATGAAGTCCCTCAAAGCCTGCAAGCGGGAGATCAAGTCTGTCATGAACACAGCAGGCAAT TCAGCCCCATCCCTCTTCTTGAAAAGCAACTTTGAGTATCTAAGAGGAAACTACCGCAAAGCCATCAAGCTGCTGAACTCGTCGAACATCGCAGAGCACCCTGGTCCCCTGAAAACAG gagagtgtgtgcgcTGCATGTTCTGGAATAACCTGGGCTGCATCCACTTTGCCATGGGAAAGCACAACCTGGGCATCTTCTACTTCAAGAAAGCACTGCAGGAGAACGACCACACCTGTGCACAGCTAGGGGACGGCAGCGGCCAGA GTAAGAAGTTCACGGGCATCCCCATGTGTGCCCTCCTAGCCAACAAGAGGCACGAGCTGCTCTACAACTGTGGCATCCAGCTGCTGCACCTGGGCCGGCCGCTGGCCGCCTTCGAGTGCCTGATGGAAGCTGTGCAGGTCTACCATTCCAACCCACGCCTCTGGCTGCGCCTGGCAGAGTGCTGCATCGCTGCTAACAAAGGG AGCTCCGAACAGGAGAACAAGGGCCTGCCCAGCAAGAAGGGTATTGTCCAGTCCATTGTGGGCCAGGGCTATCACCGTAAGATTGTGCTGGCCTCCCAGTCCACGCAGAACACAGTCTACAG TGAGGGACAGTCAGCAGCCATCCCTGTGGCTAGTATGGAGTTTGCAGCCATCTGTCTACGCAAcgctctcctgctcctgccagAGACCCAGCAGCCTGAGGCCAGAGAGCAACCACccagcacagagagcagtggaGAGGGCAGTGATccagcaag TGGGAAGGGTCAAGACGGAGACAAGTTCATTCCTGCGGCCCCGTCCTCCCCTCTGAGGAGGCAGGAGATGGAGAACCTGAG gtgttccATCCTAGCGTGTAGTGCTTATGTGGCGCTGGCATTGGGGGACAACATGATTGCACTCAGCCACTCAGAGATGCTCCTGCATCAGCCCAAGCTGTGTGGCTCCCTCAA GTTCCTAGGGCACTTGTATGCAGCGGAGGCCCTCATCTCGATGGACCGCATCTCTGAAGCCATCGCCCACCTCAACCCAGAAAACGTCACCGATGTGTCACTAGGAGTGTCACCAAGCGAGCAGGACCAGg GGACTGATAAAGGAGATCTGGAGCCTCTGGAGTCTT GGAAGCAGACTCCTCTGTGCTACCCCAGTACTGTAAGCTCTGCCCGCGCCATGATGCTCTTTAACCTGGGCAGTGCCTACTGCGTGAGGAGCGAGTATGAGAAGGCCCGCAAGTGTCtgcaccag GCTGCCTCCATGGTGAACACAAAGGAGATCCCTCCAGAAGCCATCCTTCTGGGTGTGTACTTGGAGCTACAGAACG GCAACACACAGCTAGCCCTTCAGATCATCAAGCGCAACCAGCTCCTGCCATCGGTCAAGAACACATCGTCACCAGACCTCCGCAAGAAGCCGGCGCCCCCTTACCAGCCCAGCGCCCCCCTACAGCCCATCCAGCTGCCCTCCAGTTTCACACAGGTCCAGCGCAAGTGA
- the cnot10 gene encoding CCR4-NOT transcription complex subunit 10 isoform X3: MAESNADQNTDTKHDNASSPGISDQEKEMASNAHEAFTAGKYDESLMRLQSLQELNKDDYKISMNKAVAEFYKSGQTTTGTLKQTLMALKSQVHTAVEDIDGLDDVENSILYYNQAIIHYHMRQYSEAIAIGEKLYQFLEPFEKFAQAVCFLLVDLYLLTFQPEKALHLLAVLEKLSVQGNSKNGKGENASAGKDNASQKAEFTAMIEAAKSKMHQYKVRAYIQMKSLKACKREIKSVMNTAGNSAPSLFLKSNFEYLRGNYRKAIKLLNSSNIAEHPGPLKTGECVRCMFWNNLGCIHFAMGKHNLGIFYFKKALQENDHTCAQLGDGSGQSKKFTGIPMCALLANKRHELLYNCGIQLLHLGRPLAAFECLMEAVQVYHSNPRLWLRLAECCIAANKGSSEQENKGLPSKKGIVQSIVGQGYHRKIVLASQSTQNTVYSEGQSAAIPVASMEFAAICLRNALLLLPETQQPEAREQPPSTESSGEGSDPASGKGQDGDKFIPAAPSSPLRRQEMENLRCSILACSAYVALALGDNMIALSHSEMLLHQPKLCGSLKFLGHLYAAEALISMDRISEAIAHLNPENVTDVSLGVSPSEQDQGTDKGDLEPLESSGKQTPLCYPSTVSSARAMMLFNLGSAYCVRSEYEKARKCLHQAASMVNTKEIPPEAILLGVYLELQNGNTQLALQIIKRNQLLPSVKNTSSPDLRKKPAPPYQPSAPLQPIQLPSSFTQVQRK; this comes from the exons ATGGCAGAAAGCAACGCAG ATCAGAACACTGACACGAAACATGACAATGCTTCCTCTCCTGGTATTTCAgatcaagaaaaagaaatggcCTCAAATGCTCATGAAGCCTTTACG GCTGGAAAATATGACGAGTCCCTGATGCGTCTTCAAAGTCTTCAGGAGCTAAACAAAGATGACTATAAGATTTCAATGAATAAGGCCGTAGCAGAGTTCTATAAAAGTGGCCAAACCACAACTGGCACTTTAAAGCAGACTTTGATGGCACTGAAAAGCCAG GTTCATACAGCTGTGGAAGATATTGATGGTTTAGATGATGTGGAGAACAGTATACTGTACTACAATCAAGCTATCATCCACTACCACATGAGGCAGTACTCTGAAGCCATAGCCATTGGAGAAAAACTCTACCAGTTTCTGGAACCTTTTG AAAAGTTTGCTCAGGCAGTGTGCTTCCTGCTGGTGGACTTGTACCTGCTCACCTTCCAGCCGGAGAAAGCCCTGCACTTGCTTGCCGTGCTGGAGAAGCTCAGCGTACAGGGCAATAGCAAGAATGGCAAAGGAGAG AATGCGAGCGCCGGTAAAGACAACGCCAGTCAGAAAGCTGAGTTCACAGCTATGATTGAGGCGGCCAAATCAAAGATGCATCAG TATAAGGTGCGAGCCTACATTCAGATGAAGTCCCTCAAAGCCTGCAAGCGGGAGATCAAGTCTGTCATGAACACAGCAGGCAAT TCAGCCCCATCCCTCTTCTTGAAAAGCAACTTTGAGTATCTAAGAGGAAACTACCGCAAAGCCATCAAGCTGCTGAACTCGTCGAACATCGCAGAGCACCCTGGTCCCCTGAAAACAG gagagtgtgtgcgcTGCATGTTCTGGAATAACCTGGGCTGCATCCACTTTGCCATGGGAAAGCACAACCTGGGCATCTTCTACTTCAAGAAAGCACTGCAGGAGAACGACCACACCTGTGCACAGCTAGGGGACGGCAGCGGCCAGA GTAAGAAGTTCACGGGCATCCCCATGTGTGCCCTCCTAGCCAACAAGAGGCACGAGCTGCTCTACAACTGTGGCATCCAGCTGCTGCACCTGGGCCGGCCGCTGGCCGCCTTCGAGTGCCTGATGGAAGCTGTGCAGGTCTACCATTCCAACCCACGCCTCTGGCTGCGCCTGGCAGAGTGCTGCATCGCTGCTAACAAAGGG AGCTCCGAACAGGAGAACAAGGGCCTGCCCAGCAAGAAGGGTATTGTCCAGTCCATTGTGGGCCAGGGCTATCACCGTAAGATTGTGCTGGCCTCCCAGTCCACGCAGAACACAGTCTACAG TGAGGGACAGTCAGCAGCCATCCCTGTGGCTAGTATGGAGTTTGCAGCCATCTGTCTACGCAAcgctctcctgctcctgccagAGACCCAGCAGCCTGAGGCCAGAGAGCAACCACccagcacagagagcagtggaGAGGGCAGTGATccagcaag TGGGAAGGGTCAAGACGGAGACAAGTTCATTCCTGCGGCCCCGTCCTCCCCTCTGAGGAGGCAGGAGATGGAGAACCTGAG gtgttccATCCTAGCGTGTAGTGCTTATGTGGCGCTGGCATTGGGGGACAACATGATTGCACTCAGCCACTCAGAGATGCTCCTGCATCAGCCCAAGCTGTGTGGCTCCCTCAA GTTCCTAGGGCACTTGTATGCAGCGGAGGCCCTCATCTCGATGGACCGCATCTCTGAAGCCATCGCCCACCTCAACCCAGAAAACGTCACCGATGTGTCACTAGGAGTGTCACCAAGCGAGCAGGACCAGg GGACTGATAAAGGAGATCTGGAGCCTCTGGAGTCTT cagGGAAGCAGACTCCTCTGTGCTACCCCAGTACTGTAAGCTCTGCCCGCGCCATGATGCTCTTTAACCTGGGCAGTGCCTACTGCGTGAGGAGCGAGTATGAGAAGGCCCGCAAGTGTCtgcaccag GCTGCCTCCATGGTGAACACAAAGGAGATCCCTCCAGAAGCCATCCTTCTGGGTGTGTACTTGGAGCTACAGAACG GCAACACACAGCTAGCCCTTCAGATCATCAAGCGCAACCAGCTCCTGCCATCGGTCAAGAACACATCGTCACCAGACCTCCGCAAGAAGCCGGCGCCCCCTTACCAGCCCAGCGCCCCCCTACAGCCCATCCAGCTGCCCTCCAGTTTCACACAGGTCCAGCGCAAGTGA
- the cnot10 gene encoding CCR4-NOT transcription complex subunit 10 isoform X5, which yields MAESNADQEKEMASNAHEAFTAGKYDESLMRLQSLQELNKDDYKISMNKAVAEFYKSGQTTTGTLKQTLMALKSQVHTAVEDIDGLDDVENSILYYNQAIIHYHMRQYSEAIAIGEKLYQFLEPFEEKFAQAVCFLLVDLYLLTFQPEKALHLLAVLEKLSVQGNSKNGKGENASAGKDNASQKAEFTAMIEAAKSKMHQYKVRAYIQMKSLKACKREIKSVMNTAGNSAPSLFLKSNFEYLRGNYRKAIKLLNSSNIAEHPGPLKTGECVRCMFWNNLGCIHFAMGKHNLGIFYFKKALQENDHTCAQLGDGSGQSKKFTGIPMCALLANKRHELLYNCGIQLLHLGRPLAAFECLMEAVQVYHSNPRLWLRLAECCIAANKGSSEQENKGLPSKKGIVQSIVGQGYHRKIVLASQSTQNTVYSEGQSAAIPVASMEFAAICLRNALLLLPETQQPEAREQPPSTESSGEGSDPASGKGQDGDKFIPAAPSSPLRRQEMENLRCSILACSAYVALALGDNMIALSHSEMLLHQPKLCGSLKFLGHLYAAEALISMDRISEAIAHLNPENVTDVSLGVSPSEQDQGTDKGDLEPLESSGKQTPLCYPSTVSSARAMMLFNLGSAYCVRSEYEKARKCLHQAASMVNTKEIPPEAILLGVYLELQNGNTQLALQIIKRNQLLPSVKNTSSPDLRKKPAPPYQPSAPLQPIQLPSSFTQVQRK from the exons ATGGCAGAAAGCAACGCAG atcaagaaaaagaaatggcCTCAAATGCTCATGAAGCCTTTACG GCTGGAAAATATGACGAGTCCCTGATGCGTCTTCAAAGTCTTCAGGAGCTAAACAAAGATGACTATAAGATTTCAATGAATAAGGCCGTAGCAGAGTTCTATAAAAGTGGCCAAACCACAACTGGCACTTTAAAGCAGACTTTGATGGCACTGAAAAGCCAG GTTCATACAGCTGTGGAAGATATTGATGGTTTAGATGATGTGGAGAACAGTATACTGTACTACAATCAAGCTATCATCCACTACCACATGAGGCAGTACTCTGAAGCCATAGCCATTGGAGAAAAACTCTACCAGTTTCTGGAACCTTTTG AAGAAAAGTTTGCTCAGGCAGTGTGCTTCCTGCTGGTGGACTTGTACCTGCTCACCTTCCAGCCGGAGAAAGCCCTGCACTTGCTTGCCGTGCTGGAGAAGCTCAGCGTACAGGGCAATAGCAAGAATGGCAAAGGAGAG AATGCGAGCGCCGGTAAAGACAACGCCAGTCAGAAAGCTGAGTTCACAGCTATGATTGAGGCGGCCAAATCAAAGATGCATCAG TATAAGGTGCGAGCCTACATTCAGATGAAGTCCCTCAAAGCCTGCAAGCGGGAGATCAAGTCTGTCATGAACACAGCAGGCAAT TCAGCCCCATCCCTCTTCTTGAAAAGCAACTTTGAGTATCTAAGAGGAAACTACCGCAAAGCCATCAAGCTGCTGAACTCGTCGAACATCGCAGAGCACCCTGGTCCCCTGAAAACAG gagagtgtgtgcgcTGCATGTTCTGGAATAACCTGGGCTGCATCCACTTTGCCATGGGAAAGCACAACCTGGGCATCTTCTACTTCAAGAAAGCACTGCAGGAGAACGACCACACCTGTGCACAGCTAGGGGACGGCAGCGGCCAGA GTAAGAAGTTCACGGGCATCCCCATGTGTGCCCTCCTAGCCAACAAGAGGCACGAGCTGCTCTACAACTGTGGCATCCAGCTGCTGCACCTGGGCCGGCCGCTGGCCGCCTTCGAGTGCCTGATGGAAGCTGTGCAGGTCTACCATTCCAACCCACGCCTCTGGCTGCGCCTGGCAGAGTGCTGCATCGCTGCTAACAAAGGG AGCTCCGAACAGGAGAACAAGGGCCTGCCCAGCAAGAAGGGTATTGTCCAGTCCATTGTGGGCCAGGGCTATCACCGTAAGATTGTGCTGGCCTCCCAGTCCACGCAGAACACAGTCTACAG TGAGGGACAGTCAGCAGCCATCCCTGTGGCTAGTATGGAGTTTGCAGCCATCTGTCTACGCAAcgctctcctgctcctgccagAGACCCAGCAGCCTGAGGCCAGAGAGCAACCACccagcacagagagcagtggaGAGGGCAGTGATccagcaag TGGGAAGGGTCAAGACGGAGACAAGTTCATTCCTGCGGCCCCGTCCTCCCCTCTGAGGAGGCAGGAGATGGAGAACCTGAG gtgttccATCCTAGCGTGTAGTGCTTATGTGGCGCTGGCATTGGGGGACAACATGATTGCACTCAGCCACTCAGAGATGCTCCTGCATCAGCCCAAGCTGTGTGGCTCCCTCAA GTTCCTAGGGCACTTGTATGCAGCGGAGGCCCTCATCTCGATGGACCGCATCTCTGAAGCCATCGCCCACCTCAACCCAGAAAACGTCACCGATGTGTCACTAGGAGTGTCACCAAGCGAGCAGGACCAGg GGACTGATAAAGGAGATCTGGAGCCTCTGGAGTCTT cagGGAAGCAGACTCCTCTGTGCTACCCCAGTACTGTAAGCTCTGCCCGCGCCATGATGCTCTTTAACCTGGGCAGTGCCTACTGCGTGAGGAGCGAGTATGAGAAGGCCCGCAAGTGTCtgcaccag GCTGCCTCCATGGTGAACACAAAGGAGATCCCTCCAGAAGCCATCCTTCTGGGTGTGTACTTGGAGCTACAGAACG GCAACACACAGCTAGCCCTTCAGATCATCAAGCGCAACCAGCTCCTGCCATCGGTCAAGAACACATCGTCACCAGACCTCCGCAAGAAGCCGGCGCCCCCTTACCAGCCCAGCGCCCCCCTACAGCCCATCCAGCTGCCCTCCAGTTTCACACAGGTCCAGCGCAAGTGA
- the cnot10 gene encoding CCR4-NOT transcription complex subunit 10 isoform X1, with product MAESNADQNTDTKHDNASSPGISDQEKEMASNAHEAFTAGKYDESLMRLQSLQELNKDDYKISMNKAVAEFYKSGQTTTGTLKQTLMALKSQVHTAVEDIDGLDDVENSILYYNQAIIHYHMRQYSEAIAIGEKLYQFLEPFEEKFAQAVCFLLVDLYLLTFQPEKALHLLAVLEKLSVQGNSKNGKGENASAGKDNASQKAEFTAMIEAAKSKMHQYKVRAYIQMKSLKACKREIKSVMNTAGNSAPSLFLKSNFEYLRGNYRKAIKLLNSSNIAEHPGPLKTGECVRCMFWNNLGCIHFAMGKHNLGIFYFKKALQENDHTCAQLGDGSGQSKKFTGIPMCALLANKRHELLYNCGIQLLHLGRPLAAFECLMEAVQVYHSNPRLWLRLAECCIAANKGSSEQENKGLPSKKGIVQSIVGQGYHRKIVLASQSTQNTVYSEGQSAAIPVASMEFAAICLRNALLLLPETQQPEAREQPPSTESSGEGSDPASGKGQDGDKFIPAAPSSPLRRQEMENLRCSILACSAYVALALGDNMIALSHSEMLLHQPKLCGSLKFLGHLYAAEALISMDRISEAIAHLNPENVTDVSLGVSPSEQDQGTDKGDLEPLESSGKQTPLCYPSTVSSARAMMLFNLGSAYCVRSEYEKARKCLHQAASMVNTKEIPPEAILLGVYLELQNGNTQLALQIIKRNQLLPSVKNTSSPDLRKKPAPPYQPSAPLQPIQLPSSFTQVQRK from the exons ATGGCAGAAAGCAACGCAG ATCAGAACACTGACACGAAACATGACAATGCTTCCTCTCCTGGTATTTCAgatcaagaaaaagaaatggcCTCAAATGCTCATGAAGCCTTTACG GCTGGAAAATATGACGAGTCCCTGATGCGTCTTCAAAGTCTTCAGGAGCTAAACAAAGATGACTATAAGATTTCAATGAATAAGGCCGTAGCAGAGTTCTATAAAAGTGGCCAAACCACAACTGGCACTTTAAAGCAGACTTTGATGGCACTGAAAAGCCAG GTTCATACAGCTGTGGAAGATATTGATGGTTTAGATGATGTGGAGAACAGTATACTGTACTACAATCAAGCTATCATCCACTACCACATGAGGCAGTACTCTGAAGCCATAGCCATTGGAGAAAAACTCTACCAGTTTCTGGAACCTTTTG AAGAAAAGTTTGCTCAGGCAGTGTGCTTCCTGCTGGTGGACTTGTACCTGCTCACCTTCCAGCCGGAGAAAGCCCTGCACTTGCTTGCCGTGCTGGAGAAGCTCAGCGTACAGGGCAATAGCAAGAATGGCAAAGGAGAG AATGCGAGCGCCGGTAAAGACAACGCCAGTCAGAAAGCTGAGTTCACAGCTATGATTGAGGCGGCCAAATCAAAGATGCATCAG TATAAGGTGCGAGCCTACATTCAGATGAAGTCCCTCAAAGCCTGCAAGCGGGAGATCAAGTCTGTCATGAACACAGCAGGCAAT TCAGCCCCATCCCTCTTCTTGAAAAGCAACTTTGAGTATCTAAGAGGAAACTACCGCAAAGCCATCAAGCTGCTGAACTCGTCGAACATCGCAGAGCACCCTGGTCCCCTGAAAACAG gagagtgtgtgcgcTGCATGTTCTGGAATAACCTGGGCTGCATCCACTTTGCCATGGGAAAGCACAACCTGGGCATCTTCTACTTCAAGAAAGCACTGCAGGAGAACGACCACACCTGTGCACAGCTAGGGGACGGCAGCGGCCAGA GTAAGAAGTTCACGGGCATCCCCATGTGTGCCCTCCTAGCCAACAAGAGGCACGAGCTGCTCTACAACTGTGGCATCCAGCTGCTGCACCTGGGCCGGCCGCTGGCCGCCTTCGAGTGCCTGATGGAAGCTGTGCAGGTCTACCATTCCAACCCACGCCTCTGGCTGCGCCTGGCAGAGTGCTGCATCGCTGCTAACAAAGGG AGCTCCGAACAGGAGAACAAGGGCCTGCCCAGCAAGAAGGGTATTGTCCAGTCCATTGTGGGCCAGGGCTATCACCGTAAGATTGTGCTGGCCTCCCAGTCCACGCAGAACACAGTCTACAG TGAGGGACAGTCAGCAGCCATCCCTGTGGCTAGTATGGAGTTTGCAGCCATCTGTCTACGCAAcgctctcctgctcctgccagAGACCCAGCAGCCTGAGGCCAGAGAGCAACCACccagcacagagagcagtggaGAGGGCAGTGATccagcaag TGGGAAGGGTCAAGACGGAGACAAGTTCATTCCTGCGGCCCCGTCCTCCCCTCTGAGGAGGCAGGAGATGGAGAACCTGAG gtgttccATCCTAGCGTGTAGTGCTTATGTGGCGCTGGCATTGGGGGACAACATGATTGCACTCAGCCACTCAGAGATGCTCCTGCATCAGCCCAAGCTGTGTGGCTCCCTCAA GTTCCTAGGGCACTTGTATGCAGCGGAGGCCCTCATCTCGATGGACCGCATCTCTGAAGCCATCGCCCACCTCAACCCAGAAAACGTCACCGATGTGTCACTAGGAGTGTCACCAAGCGAGCAGGACCAGg GGACTGATAAAGGAGATCTGGAGCCTCTGGAGTCTT cagGGAAGCAGACTCCTCTGTGCTACCCCAGTACTGTAAGCTCTGCCCGCGCCATGATGCTCTTTAACCTGGGCAGTGCCTACTGCGTGAGGAGCGAGTATGAGAAGGCCCGCAAGTGTCtgcaccag GCTGCCTCCATGGTGAACACAAAGGAGATCCCTCCAGAAGCCATCCTTCTGGGTGTGTACTTGGAGCTACAGAACG GCAACACACAGCTAGCCCTTCAGATCATCAAGCGCAACCAGCTCCTGCCATCGGTCAAGAACACATCGTCACCAGACCTCCGCAAGAAGCCGGCGCCCCCTTACCAGCCCAGCGCCCCCCTACAGCCCATCCAGCTGCCCTCCAGTTTCACACAGGTCCAGCGCAAGTGA